The Ananas comosus cultivar F153 linkage group 22, ASM154086v1, whole genome shotgun sequence genome segment CTACTTAGTACCTCCTCTTTTGAATAAAGAACACGAGATTACAAATGAAATTAATGGTAGGTACATTGCGTTGCAACTGGTTTGGCCCATACATGATGTGATACTATTTGTGCAACTTGGTCCTTATTCCATAAACGTTAGGTCTATTTTTTAGTTTGTTACCATTAGgtttaggccccgtttggatacctctaaaaacgtagcatagttaaactatccTACGCCGGTAgcaaaataatcctatgaagcgtttggaagaaaaaaaaataacgtaatttttggagtatagttatactatacttcaaaaaatgaagtaaacttacaatccactttaaccaaagtgaaaaaaattccACAATTTTGGGCTTccaaagatgtatcaatttctaaattttaaatttcaaaataaaattttaaatttcaaattttaaaattttaaaattcaattttaattttgattttaaatatcaaatttcaaatttcaaatttcaaatttcaaatttcaattttcaactttcaactttcaaatttcaaatttcaaatttcaaatttcaaatttcaaatttcaaaaagttcaaatttcaaatttcaaattttaatttaatttttaatttttaatttttaatttttaaaatttaaatttaaacttaaattttaaattttaaatttataaatatgtaaatttataaattattaaatttaaaatttaaaattttaattatagattttttaaatttcaaattttaaagtttaaatggtatactttaaattttaaaatttaaagttttaaatttcaaattttaaatttcaaatttcaaatttaaaacataaattctaatttaattttttaatttttaattttaaattttaattttatattttgaattttgaattttaatttttaaaattttatttttaaattttgaattttgaattttgaattttgaattttaaaattttaaaaatttaattgttataaatactatggaattgtatgatctgtatccaaacagcttaaaaatgaaactgtggattttttttgtagttacaggattccgtattttatttagactaaaaccatagaataaaaattctatggaattttttaactatgcatccaaacgGCGCCTTACTGTAGACTTAATTTATTAAGTTTATCCAACTCAATTTATTAATCTTCTAAGCTTATTGTTACAGAGCAGAAATTTAGACTTACTTTAGCCAATAATAAAGAGCAGggttactgtgctattaggagcacaataTCCCTTATTCTTCTAAGTTCGTaactattcatcaattttgatagatAATTAGAACTAATATATCATTTCTCTCTtaattttctcttctctttaaatttttcttcaatttttattcTCTAGCACCCTAACCATGCacctatcaaaattgatgatggattgttataaatttttagaagcacaaggactactatactcctaatagcacagtagccttattctaataataaataacaaacaATCCTCACAACACTTAGGAGCATTAAATGCAGTGTGTGAAAATCGAATCTCTGCCACTGGTTCTAATATCACTCGTGAATTGTAAACGTTAATCAACTATTTCAAAAGTATGTAATAAATTAAGAGTAATGCTCTGAGTACGACTTGCATATTTTCTATAACCACTGATGTATTAGCGACATTGCATAAATCAATTTGTAAGTGTAAGCGCATGAGCAACTTTTCAAGAGACCTCCGATGTTCCTCATAAACAGTGGTCATAAATTAATAGAAAGAGGGGTTCATAAGTTTTAGGTTGCTAAGCACACTCAGACTCGACAGTGACACAAAATAgatggtaatttttttttttgagagataggtagaacgctacccgtttcgtttatttcatttagaaataaacttaactgaaaatatgaatcaactagaattcgaacttgggtctcgggtaccaaccaccaagtcttttgccacttgctctagggatggccGGTAATAGATGGTAATTAATAACAGCGATTTTAAGAGagattatatattttctatataccgcttgtttattttattgtccttttaataatagtatattaaTAAATCAATGTAGAAAAACTCGCAATTCATGAAATAAGATTGATAGATGGTGAGCGAACAAATGTTAAAATGCatcgaataaaataaatatcttttttattaattttagattatttatttgttaattttccACCTGATGCTAAATCACTAACAAAAAATGATTAAGAAATACCACCAAACCAGTCCAGCAGAAAACGATTTAGAAATGGATTGTACGTAACACTTGTCACATGTACagtaaaatttagataaattataatttgtgtATGGTTgctgcagaaaaaaaaaaaaaaaaaaaaaaaaaagtagaaagatACCAAgcttatctaaactatagattattttaaaaaattatctattcAACCTtattattcaatctttcaatttatttgatttgagttggtcaataatattttaacttcaaaatttgagataactatttactttaatgaattcaTAGGTACGAAAAttgtatattaaaattttgaattcaaaggatcgttgactaactcaaatcaaataaattaaaaaattggacagtaaaattaaaattttaaaagaccaAATAACATTGAAAGATTGaacagtaaaatcaaaactttaaaagaCCGAATAACCAATTTAAAATAGTACATACTATAGATAAGTTCTTCatatttttacccaaaaaattacAGATCACGGAGGGTTTTTTTGTGCAATAGCCCTCccctaaattttattctaaaaatagacccgttaaatttttatttgtaaatatggtcctataaaagcagtgaatgattcaccgtttttaaaagcggtgaatgagcggtgaatgattcaccactttctttctttttctcacttttttctatatttctacgATAGTAAAAgtattctttttctacttctAAAGAAGAGTTATGAATGtggtgaattatttaccgtatttagagatctatttttataattatttttttaaaaaaattatttttataattataaaaatcgacaggattatttatgaaaaaaatctaTCACGGAGGCGGCGAATGCAGAACCCAAAAAAGGTTTAGAACAAGTTTAGATGCCATATTCTCCGCGATATCAATGTAATAGATAACCATCTAACATATAATTAAAagcaaaaattaattataattaaaagcaataaataaataaataaataaatataataggACATTTTAAGACAAGGACACTCTCTCTTCATATTCCCCCCTCTCACTTTTAAGAGCAAAACACAACCCACCACCATGAGCAATTCCAagtgaggaagaggaagaggaagaggaagaggaagaggaataaGAGAGATTAAGGTATATTCCTTTTTACtatttctttcacttttggtTTATAAAGGGAAGGTTTAAacccaaacaaaagaaaaaaaaaaaaaagttttctgaTTGTGCATCTTCACTGCTGATACATGCattaagtttttgaattttcttttctccttttttttgtaaaaaaaaaaaaaaaaacttggtggATATACACCACAGTGTTGTTTTGAGTGGATTTAATTGCTATTCAATGATCTGTTGCTTATGTTATCAAAAGAAATTAGAAAGGCTATGGATTTTGAACTTGTTTAACCTTTTGGTGCTTTTTTagtctctattttttttccttttcttgaaTGAATACCATTTACTAAatactattttgaatttaatgttTTAGGGAGTCTCTGTTTCTATATGAGTCTCTGTTTCTTATGCAATTTTTGCTTCACCAACAAGTGGGTGAGAAATTCCCTTTCTGTGTGCATATAATTATTGGCTGTATCTTTCATGGAATAAAACTTAAGAttgattttgttatattttttggttctttactATTTGCTTCAGCAATAGAGCTTTGGTGGTCACCATGACAATTGAAtttgaaacaaaagagagagagaaaactcaTGTGTATTATGTAAACTCTCCTGGCTCCAATGCTGCAGAAGAGAAATTGGAAGGATTAGATGATCTCGTCGATGCTGCTGTCGAAGTGATTGAAGATCAGGTCAGTTTTGCTTATCCTCTTATTAGGGCTTGTCCGGTTCGCCTCTTTTGGACTCTGGAATCAGAATGAGATTCACTTATTCCGATAGATGTCGTGAGGTTTAGAGGAATCGGAATGACCCAATCCATTTATTGCCCAATTCGACTTTGAATTCTGGATTGGCCCATTCCAGAGTAAACCCCTCTCTCACaaacacctcctcctcctcctcctctcccttaACCAAAACCATCTCTCAGCATCTTAGGTGTCTCAATTGTCCATTCTGAATTTtattccgatgataaacccaatAATTTTGGGTGATTTGTGCAACTTCATTCTAATCGTAAACCAAACATGCTCTTAGATTGGATATCGACAAAGAAGTAAACTCTCTAACAAAAAGGCTAAAAAGTGCTATGGCATATTGAGGCTAAGATGTGTTCCTCCATAGAgtgtgtaattttattttattttattttttttcttgagaaaaaggtaggcacgatacccgcttcattcatcaGGAATATGCTCTATAGAGCTTTCTTAGTTTGGTTCTAATGCCAGTCGAAACTTTATATTTGCTTTTGTGGAAGCCAACTCAGCTTCAAGGATTTAGCATGTTTGGCTCGCCCTTTTTTCACCCAGAAAGCTAAATCGGAATGGACGATTCCATTTGTGAGTGTTTGGTATGCGGAAGTCTCATTCTTGATTCTCTCTCTGGAATGGGAATCATCTTATCACCATTTTTTCCATTCTGGACTAAGAGGCTTGATTGGAAATTGAATCCAAGCAGAATGAATATTTGTTCCAAAAAtatctcaattatattttttattttttatttaattttttaactttaatgtttaattgaaatataagtttaaatttaaattttgaatttttagttttaGATTTTGGGTTGCTGAAATTTAAATGCAATcaagcattttgaatttgatatataaatttaaatttaaattcaaattttacgttaaaattttaaacttaaaattttaaatcaagtttatagattcaaattggaatttaaattgtaattttttagtttgaatttgaatcaaatcgtaaattagttttatgttttgaattgtgaactcaattttaaatttcaactttttaaaaaatttacattttaaattttaacttattattttaaatttcaatgttaatttttactatttaagttttagtttgaatttcaataataaatttaattctatgtTTTGAGTCGAtagctaattttaaatttaattttatgatctatattttaattctaatagtattttaattattttctatgaccaattttttttcccatctCAACCAGACAGTAAAGACAGGAATTCACTATTCCGATTATTATTCTAAACCAAACATATTAGgggatttttttctttctgtttttgATTCCGGTCCATTCTGATTTCCATTCTGGTTCCAATTTCGTATCTAGCTATGCACGGCATGGCACGGTAGCACACTGTGTCTTGCCGACATGTGGGTAACGATTGTGTGCTGCTGGCACTGTTTTGGCATTTTTTGCCACATTATTGTTTTATTGCATATTTGGTGATGAATCTAATTGCGGCATCTTTTTTTAGTGACATTTTAGCTATAGTAGGGTGGAaccataataatatatatataactctgtATCAGCGCAATGATATAGCATTCACTTGAAGTACAAATATGATATCCATGTGTAGTACAATAATAAGATTTGTGATTGCATCCAGGTAAACAGGTGGGTGCATCTAGTGGATTTACACATTATTTAACTTCGATGTTCTAATTTCGGTTTTCAGATTTTTCAAAAACTGTAGGATTTTTATGGAAAGTCTCTTTATAATGTtaaatttttcatgaaaaacatGAAAGGCTCCTTCTCAGGGAAAATTAACAGAGGGATCGTATGATGAATAAGTCTAGTTACTATACAAATTATTTACTTAGAAAAACATAAAAGTGAATGGAAGAATTTCTTACAATATTGAATTCTTATAAAAACAATGAAAAATATCTCCGGGAAATTCAACGAAGTAATCATCTGATGAGTAGATCAAATGAATCTCCCATTCATACGATTTGATTGTTACATTTCAGTTTTGGATTTAAATATCATCAGGAAAAATTTGGGAGAAACCATTATACATGGAAAAATTGCAAGTTTTGTcaatgaaaagaagaaagagaagagaaagatcGAGGGAAGAGCGAAGAAAAGAGTGGAAACAAAGGATAGCATCATGCCCAAAACCTGTAGATCAACTCAAACCAATTAATTTTGTTTACATGTGATTCTCATCCCAAATTTCATTTCCAATGAAGATAATATTATGTTCTTTGTGATCATTCATTAATTGCATGAACAACTTAATGCAGGAAGGTCTTTACAAATCGATAATGGATAATAATCTGAATGATCAAAATAGAGATTCAAATGGCGATGCCAGAGCTGATCATGATTCGGACCAAAGCAGCAGCACTAGAACTTCCTCAGGATCTGTGAATATTAGCATGCAATTAGCAACTGACGAAGCTATAGCTAGGCAAATGCAGGAGTTAGAGAATTTGCATATTCTTACATCTTCCAACGAATTCACAggtaattttgatattattttaaaaaaaaaactctttggGTACGTATCTAAAAGCTGAAAAATTGTATGAACAACTTTTGTTATCTTATTTTCTTGTCCTATAATGTACTGAACTAGTTATGTAATTACTATAATCCTgtgatttcttttcttctttttttttcacgacaagttatttcaaattttcaatttcttcTGTCTAATTTTCACAGTAAAAATGATCTTGGCATTCTTTGATATCATGTTTGGTAATGGTTTACTTCAGATATGAACACTGTCGAGCCTTCCGTAGAGACTGGTGAATCCAGTGGTACCAACAACGTGAGGGaggtaaattatatttttttgtggcATGTTTCTGTAAAATGCTCTCATCATGCATTTCGATATGTAGGTCGCGCAACAAGATGACATAGATCCAGATAGTATGACATATGAGGTTCGTAACTGAGATTTCTATATGCACCCTCCTTGTAGAAAGATTGGAGCTCTTAATCAGACATGATTTTCTACTTTCTTCTGATAATTGAGATTCTTATTAGTATCCATCTTACTatagaaaagtaattttcaagCTTATGTCACATATTCTTCTAACTCTGATATTTTCACTGAAGTGCTTTTATATAATGGATGACTTTTTGCTGTGGACATCTCTTGTCAATCTTAACTATAAAAAAGATGTTGTGCTCTGCCTGGAATACAATCAATAGATGTGAAGCAATGATCCATTTTGCTGAAGATTTTTGCACCCTTTACTAACTACAAAACCATGCATATATGTTTTCAAGCACCATTGTTCTAATATGCTCATTACCGTATGCCTTAAAGAACACGCAGACTTTTCTGATGTCAAAGTAGTTTAACGGACAAGCTATCTTCGTTACATAAAAGATCAATCTGATAGATACCTGCCTAGGAATAGTCCTAACACCCTGCACTCTCATAGGAGAGTTAAACAGTGGATAACAGGATTTGAACTCAGGACCTCTTGGAACTGGGGGAGCTTAGGACTGCCGCTGATTCCACCTTTATCCAAAAGATCGTTCTTATAGGCAACTGCCCGGATATTGTCTTAACAACCTTTATAATCTCCCAGTTTCTAATTTTGACTCAGTATATCTATTgcttaatttagttgatttcAATGTAGTCCTCTTAGCATATTTGTGTCCGAGGAACATGGCATCACAAGCTGTGTGTTCTCAACTACTAATTACTAATTAGTCTAATTTTCCACTATAGCTAGTATAAGATAAGATTCGGTTAAGCGAAGCAGTTCAACACCCCTTTTGATTAAAACAAAAGTCAGCACTGTGTGCTGGCATATTACGTTAAATGCCATCAGCGGCTTTTCTAAACAACAATACATTTACATTAGTTTGAGAAGGGAATCTGAATATATCAATATTGCTTTCAAAATGATACGTGTCATACATTCTTAATCATCGCAACTAAAAGTCGGGTGTAGGAAAAGCTTTTATTAGGACAGAATTTGCTAGTAAAGTAGGGAGTTGTAGGATACTGGTGTGGATATAAAGCTCTTGTGTTCTTCACTGTTGAAGACTTTGCTCACTTCATCTGTTCATGTTTATTGGCATTTATTAGATACGTCCTTCGATATACAGTGTGCTATTTTCATAGCTAAGTCCGTATTTGGataattacttaaattttatgtGCGAGTTTTTCGGTGTCCGTTAGCTCAATTATCATTTTCTTGCTTATTTTAGCAACTGCAATCTTTAGAGGAAGCTGTTGGTAGTGAAAACAGAGGGTTATCTGATGAGCTTATCTCATATTTGCCTTCATCGAAGTACAAATGTGGCTTCTTCTCGAGAAAAGGGAAACACGAAGAGTATGTGTTCAGTTATTCCTCTGCTCTTGTGTTTTATGTTATTTTCATGTTTTAAACAGATGAAACAGATAATTTTAGAAACCGACAGGGATATTGCTCTTTTTGAGGCTCTCAATTTAACCTAACCACAAAATGATATGTAATCACAATGTTTAAAACGCCTACCTGCAGCAAGTCGGTGGAATTTATGTTTCGAGAAcattttttgtttctaattctttttatttttccaatttttaaaatacagtttTCTCCTGTATTTTGCTCAACCTAGTCAGCAGTTTTTTTATCCGCCTCGATTCCTGCATTTATGCTTGAAATTGCCAAAGCATATCTAACTATGAAATATAATTATGTGCTTTATCGATCAGTGACGCTTTGATGTTGGGATGCAGCTCTTCATTAGTCATCCAAGTTCTGTTTCTGTTGTTTCATTGTCTCAAATTCCCAAGTTGTCTGAGAAGTTCTTAAAAATTGAATTGATCTGTCAGCAGTCGACAGTATAAGGATTTTGAATTGATTTCGATTATGATAGGCTCCGCCATTCTCGTCTTGGCAATAGGAATGAGCGAAATCGCTAAGACCCTACAAATTCTGATATTTCCTAAAGAGATTTCACTATATCTTTCTCCTATCAATTGTCTAATACGGAGCCCATAAAATTAATCTCCGATTTTCAGCTAATAAACTATAAAGTAAGGCTTCAACAATAATAAACTTTAAGGTAAAGAGAGTAGGGAAAATCTCTTTCTTAACAAATCTTTCATCCATTTGCTGATTCTTCATTTTCTTCCGCTCAAATTTGGCCTTGTAATTCTTTGCATATTTTATGTCATTTATGAGTCAGCATTTTTTTCAACATGACTTTATTCTTTAAAGAAAATT includes the following:
- the LOC109727252 gene encoding E3 ubiquitin ligase BIG BROTHER-like, with the protein product MTIEFETKEREKTHVYYVNSPGSNAAEEKLEGLDDLVDAAVEVIEDQEGLYKSIMDNNLNDQNRDSNGDARADHDSDQSSSTRTSSGSVNISMQLATDEAIARQMQELENLHILTSSNEFTDMNTVEPSVETGESSGTNNVREVAQQDDIDPDSMTYEQLQSLEEAVGSENRGLSDELISYLPSSKYKCGFFSRKGKHEECVICKETYKNREELITLPCQHSFHAACIRRWLKIDKKCPVCKEEVFGP